One region of Anaeromyxobacter paludicola genomic DNA includes:
- a CDS encoding sensor histidine kinase encodes MSAATRELRRAAGALERRSAERATALELELRRRDEFLAVASHELRTPLSALGLSLETLLQAGERLAPAELTRRLERAIRQCQRLQRTVEELLGHPGQPEEAGLQPCDLCELAREAVEQCAALLERAGCAVEVRAARPVVATLDPWRIGRALTNLLVNAARHAPGAPVEVAVDRRGSRAVVAVSDRGPGVPAGERERIFERFVQLSPERGGFGLGLWIVRQIADLHRGRVVVEPRPGGGARFVLALPAAVP; translated from the coding sequence GTGAGCGCCGCCACCCGCGAGCTGCGCCGGGCGGCCGGCGCGCTCGAGCGGCGGAGCGCGGAGCGGGCCACCGCGCTGGAGCTCGAGCTGCGCCGGCGGGACGAGTTCCTGGCGGTGGCGTCGCACGAGCTGCGGACGCCGCTCTCCGCGCTCGGCCTCTCGCTCGAGACCCTGCTCCAGGCCGGCGAGCGGCTCGCCCCCGCGGAGCTCACGCGCCGCCTCGAGCGGGCCATCCGGCAGTGCCAGCGGCTGCAGCGGACCGTGGAGGAGCTCCTCGGCCACCCCGGTCAGCCCGAGGAGGCCGGGCTGCAGCCCTGCGACCTGTGCGAGCTGGCCCGCGAGGCCGTGGAGCAGTGCGCCGCGCTGCTCGAGCGGGCCGGGTGCGCCGTGGAGGTCCGCGCCGCCCGGCCGGTGGTCGCGACGCTCGACCCGTGGCGCATCGGCCGCGCCCTCACCAACCTGCTCGTGAACGCCGCGCGCCACGCGCCCGGGGCGCCGGTGGAGGTGGCGGTGGACCGGCGCGGGTCGAGGGCGGTGGTCGCCGTGAGCGACCGGGGGCCCGGCGTGCCCGCCGGCGAGCGGGAGCGAATCTTCGAGCGCTTCGTGCAGCTCTCACCCGAGCGCGGCGGCTTCGGGCTCGGCCTCTGGATCGTGCGGCAGATCGCCGACCTGCACCGCGGCCGGGTGGTCGTGGAGCCCCGACCCGGCGGCGGCGCCCGCTTCGTCCTGGCGCTGCCGGCGGCGGTCCCGTGA
- a CDS encoding RlmE family RNA methyltransferase, whose protein sequence is MSKPYDPKDFYYRKAKQEGLRARSAFKIDEILRRHRLLAKGQAVLDLGAAPGGFLQILGEAVGERGVAVGVDLEPIRNLGKAWIRTAVVNLLDPDAVDRIRALHPGPYDLVTSDMAPKTIGVKITDEARSLELCRMALGTSDALLKRGGAFVCKVFMGGDFPLFKKELQERFDEVKVVRPEATREHSFECYVVGKGFRAAKIR, encoded by the coding sequence ATGTCCAAACCCTACGATCCCAAGGACTTCTACTACCGGAAGGCGAAGCAGGAGGGGCTCCGCGCCCGCTCGGCCTTCAAGATCGACGAGATCCTCCGCCGGCACCGGCTGCTGGCGAAGGGGCAGGCGGTCCTCGACCTGGGCGCCGCGCCGGGAGGCTTCCTGCAGATCCTCGGCGAGGCGGTGGGCGAGCGGGGAGTCGCCGTCGGGGTGGACCTCGAGCCCATCCGCAACCTCGGCAAGGCCTGGATCCGGACCGCGGTGGTGAACCTGCTCGACCCGGACGCGGTGGACCGCATCCGGGCCCTCCACCCCGGCCCCTACGATCTCGTCACGAGCGACATGGCCCCCAAGACCATCGGCGTGAAGATCACCGACGAGGCCCGCTCGCTCGAGCTCTGCCGGATGGCGCTCGGCACCTCCGACGCGCTGCTCAAGCGCGGCGGCGCCTTCGTCTGCAAGGTCTTCATGGGCGGCGACTTCCCGCTCTTCAAGAAGGAGCTGCAGGAGCGCTTCGACGAGGTGAAGGTGGTGCGGCCGGAGGCGACGCGCGAGCACAGCTTCGAGTGCTACGTGGTCGGGAAGGGCTTCCGCGCGGCCAAGATCCGGTAA
- a CDS encoding thiamine pyrophosphate-binding protein: MATLTGGQLVARMLRREGVTTAFTLPGLHVAPIYAGCVDEGIRLVDTRHEQAAGHAADAWARLTRGVGVAIVTAGPGVTDAVTGVANAWAACSPLLLLGGAAPSFNQGRGSLQEMPQTQLFAGISKWSDRVPAPELVPSFLARAFRVALAGRPGPVFLELPWDVLSNGADEALADELTGYRTRARSPGDPAQVEAALALLSRAERPVIVAGSSIYQDDAAAPLAALAERTGIPVYLNGMARGCLPPSHPALLQLSRKDALAQADLVLVVGTPLDFRLGYGTPPTFAPGAKVVQVDLDAAEIGRNRPIEVGIVGDSRSVLAALAAGAPPREGGAWLAALREKEAERALRQRAFEESAQRPIHHFRLARELDAAARRAGDVTFVGDGGNVVAVAAKVLRVERPGRWLDPGPLGCLGVGAPFALAAKLLAPDRPVCVVQGDGAFGLNGMDFETALRFRLPMVVVVGNDAAWGQILIPQRNLYGDDHSPATRLAPTRYDRIVEAMGGAGEHVDDPAELPAALDRAFASGTVYCVDVAIDPEAAARSGAAGYAV; the protein is encoded by the coding sequence ATGGCGACCCTCACCGGCGGGCAGCTCGTCGCCCGCATGCTCCGGCGCGAGGGGGTGACGACGGCCTTCACCCTCCCCGGCCTCCACGTAGCCCCCATCTACGCCGGCTGCGTGGACGAGGGCATCCGGCTGGTGGACACCCGGCACGAGCAGGCGGCGGGCCACGCGGCCGACGCCTGGGCGCGGCTCACGCGCGGCGTCGGCGTGGCCATCGTGACCGCCGGGCCGGGCGTCACCGACGCAGTCACCGGCGTCGCCAACGCCTGGGCCGCGTGCTCGCCGCTCCTGCTCCTCGGCGGCGCCGCGCCCAGCTTCAACCAGGGGCGCGGCTCGCTGCAGGAGATGCCGCAGACGCAGCTCTTCGCCGGCATCTCGAAGTGGAGCGACCGCGTCCCCGCGCCGGAGCTCGTCCCGAGCTTCCTCGCGCGGGCCTTCCGCGTCGCGCTCGCGGGCCGGCCCGGGCCGGTGTTCCTCGAGCTCCCGTGGGACGTGCTCTCGAACGGCGCCGACGAGGCGCTCGCCGACGAGCTGACGGGGTACCGCACCCGCGCCCGCAGCCCCGGCGACCCCGCGCAGGTGGAGGCCGCGCTCGCCCTCCTCTCGCGGGCCGAGCGCCCGGTGATCGTGGCCGGCTCGTCCATCTACCAGGACGACGCCGCGGCGCCGCTCGCCGCGCTGGCGGAGCGGACCGGGATCCCCGTCTACCTCAACGGCATGGCCCGCGGCTGCCTGCCGCCCTCGCACCCGGCGCTCCTCCAGCTCTCGCGGAAGGACGCGCTCGCGCAGGCCGACCTGGTGCTCGTGGTCGGGACCCCGCTCGACTTCCGGCTCGGCTACGGGACGCCGCCGACGTTCGCGCCGGGCGCAAAGGTGGTGCAGGTGGACCTCGACGCCGCCGAGATCGGCCGCAACCGCCCGATCGAGGTCGGCATCGTCGGCGACAGCCGCAGCGTGCTCGCGGCGCTCGCGGCCGGCGCGCCGCCGCGGGAGGGCGGCGCCTGGCTCGCCGCGCTGCGCGAGAAGGAGGCGGAGCGCGCGCTGCGGCAGCGCGCCTTCGAGGAGAGCGCGCAGCGCCCCATCCACCACTTCCGCCTGGCGCGGGAGCTCGACGCCGCCGCCCGCCGGGCCGGGGACGTCACCTTCGTGGGCGACGGCGGCAACGTGGTGGCGGTGGCGGCGAAGGTGCTGCGGGTCGAGCGCCCCGGGCGCTGGCTCGACCCCGGGCCCCTCGGGTGCCTCGGCGTCGGGGCGCCCTTCGCGCTGGCGGCGAAGCTGCTCGCGCCCGACCGGCCGGTCTGCGTCGTCCAGGGCGACGGCGCGTTCGGCCTGAACGGGATGGACTTCGAGACCGCCCTCCGCTTCCGGCTGCCGATGGTGGTGGTGGTCGGGAACGACGCCGCCTGGGGGCAGATCCTCATCCCGCAGCGCAACCTCTATGGGGACGATCATTCGCCGGCGACACGGCTCGCGCCGACGCGCTACGATCGGATCGTGGAGGCGATGGGCGGGGCCGGCGAGCACGTGGACGACCCCGCAGAGCTCCCCGCCGCGCTCGACCGCGCCTTCGCCTCCGGCACCGTCTACTGCGTGGACGTGGCCATCGACCCCGAGGCGGCCGCCCGGAGCGGCGCCGCCGGTTACGCCGTCTAG
- a CDS encoding KGGVGR-motif variant AAA ATPase — MSAPLVRFDDALPLLAREIAATLGAEQLAAGIVLRDATGRLAFFSRNDISPVSAENLSARLRAVLGPYARPERVLVDPRATGAEAILADSRTTRVIAGEHSIRLIDRRIVGADWVRSPAPAAEGPPRFVFASLKGGVGRSTALAVAAAEVAREGHSVLVIDLDLEAPGLGSLLLSAETLPEFGTLDYLVERKVGVPDDGFVADLVGPSRVPAGGRIDVAPAFGRRSLEHPGDVLAKIGRAYLETIGPEGAVATVFDQIRELVDRLVDRARYDAILIDARAGLHETTAASVLGLGAEVFLFALDEPQSFDGYSTLLASFAQLAPPGAPLPEWADRLTPVQAKAPADPARRKEFNQRWQDLVMRVGPSRPAAELGGEIQIPEGFTEVPWDDESTPDEEVVPVDRPLMQPIAVLSDARYVAFDPLRRREQVDEKLYSATFGDLLRRVGAAVESRGEEAP; from the coding sequence ATGAGCGCGCCTCTGGTTCGCTTCGATGATGCGCTCCCGTTGCTCGCGCGAGAGATTGCTGCGACGCTCGGCGCAGAGCAACTCGCTGCTGGGATCGTGCTGCGGGACGCAACTGGACGCCTTGCGTTCTTCTCCCGAAACGACATCTCACCCGTTTCCGCCGAAAACCTTTCCGCACGCCTCCGGGCCGTGCTCGGGCCCTACGCGCGACCGGAGCGCGTCCTCGTTGATCCGCGCGCCACCGGAGCCGAGGCGATCCTAGCGGACTCCCGGACTACTCGTGTCATCGCCGGCGAGCACTCGATCCGGCTGATCGATCGCCGTATCGTAGGCGCCGATTGGGTGCGGTCACCCGCGCCCGCCGCAGAGGGACCACCCCGGTTCGTTTTCGCAAGTTTGAAGGGGGGCGTGGGGCGCTCGACCGCGCTTGCCGTGGCCGCCGCCGAGGTGGCCAGAGAGGGGCACAGTGTCCTTGTCATAGATCTCGACCTCGAGGCCCCTGGGCTTGGCTCCCTCTTACTTAGTGCCGAGACACTCCCCGAGTTCGGAACGCTCGACTACCTTGTCGAGAGAAAAGTGGGAGTGCCCGACGATGGGTTCGTCGCGGATCTCGTCGGCCCCTCGAGGGTCCCAGCGGGGGGGCGGATCGACGTCGCGCCGGCCTTCGGCCGGAGATCGCTTGAGCATCCCGGCGACGTTCTGGCGAAGATCGGTCGAGCGTACCTGGAGACAATTGGGCCTGAAGGTGCGGTCGCTACCGTCTTCGACCAGATCCGCGAACTTGTGGATCGCCTAGTGGATAGGGCTCGCTACGACGCTATTCTAATAGACGCGCGCGCGGGGCTGCACGAGACCACTGCGGCCTCGGTATTGGGGCTGGGCGCCGAGGTCTTCCTCTTCGCGCTCGACGAGCCTCAAAGCTTCGACGGCTACTCCACCCTCCTCGCGAGTTTCGCTCAGCTCGCCCCGCCGGGCGCCCCGCTCCCTGAATGGGCAGACCGTTTGACCCCTGTCCAAGCTAAGGCTCCCGCAGACCCCGCTCGGCGCAAGGAGTTCAACCAGCGTTGGCAGGACCTCGTCATGCGGGTAGGTCCGTCGCGACCGGCCGCCGAACTCGGCGGAGAGATCCAAATTCCGGAGGGGTTCACTGAAGTGCCATGGGACGACGAATCCACGCCCGACGAGGAGGTCGTGCCTGTGGACCGGCCGCTTATGCAGCCGATCGCGGTCCTCAGCGATGCGCGATATGTTGCTTTTGACCCGTTGCGCCGGCGCGAACAGGTAGACGAGAAGCTCTACTCGGCAACGTTCGGCGACCTGCTCCGTCGCGTCGGTGCCGCAGTGGAATCCAGGGGCGAAGAGGCACCTTGA
- a CDS encoding isochorismatase family protein, whose amino-acid sequence MSAIRLDPAQACVLVVDVQERLCTAMPQEPLAQLVKYARALAGAAKELGLPLLATEQYPKGLGATLGALREVLPAQPLVKSTFSCAADPGFAAALEATGRRQVILAGMETHVCVFQTARDLVERGYQVQVCADAVTSRFEVHRATGLELCRAAGAVVTTAETAIFDLLHACGTPEFKKVSPLVR is encoded by the coding sequence ATGTCCGCCATCCGCCTCGACCCCGCCCAGGCCTGCGTCCTCGTCGTGGACGTCCAGGAGCGGCTCTGCACCGCCATGCCGCAGGAGCCGCTCGCGCAGCTCGTGAAGTACGCGCGCGCCCTCGCCGGCGCGGCGAAGGAGCTCGGGCTCCCGCTGCTCGCGACCGAGCAGTATCCGAAGGGGCTCGGCGCCACGCTCGGCGCGCTCCGCGAGGTGCTGCCGGCGCAGCCGCTCGTGAAGAGCACCTTCTCCTGCGCGGCCGACCCGGGCTTCGCCGCCGCGCTCGAGGCCACCGGGCGCAGGCAGGTGATCCTCGCCGGGATGGAGACGCACGTCTGCGTGTTCCAGACCGCCCGCGACCTCGTCGAGCGCGGCTACCAGGTGCAGGTGTGCGCCGACGCGGTCACGAGCCGCTTCGAGGTGCACCGCGCCACCGGGCTCGAGCTCTGCCGCGCCGCCGGCGCGGTGGTCACCACCGCCGAGACCGCCATCTTCGACCTCCTGCACGCCTGCGGGACGCCGGAGTTCAAGAAGGTGTCCCCGCTCGTCCGTTAG
- a CDS encoding TIR domain-containing protein codes for MAKKSNSRPAEPERPPELTVTRGEAAAKLGDRITKGRALSQNFSLQSEPDAEGWHEYNKLLLTQLFTNASVSEEYLYAGRSPVLFLSRGESPRERQNRLGQLVADRTNWILSLSGRLELYKEPPRSPSSSTGSASTGREVRQIPRTAFVVHGHDLGAREATARLLEQLEVKPIVLHEQANQGRTILEKFETHADAGFAVVLLTPDDVGAPEDAPGDELRPRARQNVILELGFFWGKLGRERVCVLYKPEVEVPSDLGGLVYVPFDDGGAWRYKLAEEIDAAGIAIDFNRLRRS; via the coding sequence ATGGCGAAGAAGAGCAACTCCAGGCCCGCAGAACCAGAGCGCCCACCGGAACTGACAGTCACCCGAGGGGAAGCCGCAGCCAAGCTCGGTGACCGCATCACGAAGGGGCGGGCCCTCTCCCAGAACTTCTCCCTACAGTCGGAGCCGGACGCTGAGGGCTGGCACGAGTACAACAAACTCCTACTGACCCAGCTCTTCACGAACGCGAGCGTTTCGGAAGAATACTTGTACGCCGGGCGTAGCCCCGTCCTCTTCCTCTCGCGAGGTGAAAGTCCGCGGGAGCGACAGAATCGACTTGGTCAGCTGGTAGCCGACAGAACCAACTGGATTCTATCTCTGAGCGGCCGACTTGAGCTCTACAAAGAACCGCCCCGTTCCCCCTCTTCCAGCACAGGCAGCGCATCGACTGGGCGTGAAGTCAGGCAGATACCTCGAACGGCCTTCGTCGTCCACGGGCATGACCTTGGCGCCCGGGAGGCGACCGCTCGCCTTCTCGAGCAACTCGAGGTCAAGCCGATCGTCCTGCACGAGCAGGCCAACCAGGGGAGAACGATTCTAGAGAAGTTCGAGACGCACGCCGATGCAGGGTTCGCGGTTGTGCTGCTCACGCCGGATGATGTGGGGGCTCCTGAAGATGCGCCCGGGGACGAACTCCGACCGCGAGCTCGACAGAACGTGATCCTCGAACTCGGGTTCTTCTGGGGGAAGCTCGGCCGAGAGCGCGTGTGCGTCCTGTACAAGCCTGAAGTCGAGGTACCTTCCGACTTAGGTGGTCTCGTCTACGTTCCGTTCGATGATGGTGGGGCTTGGCGGTACAAGCTCGCCGAGGAAATCGACGCTGCCGGGATTGCCATCGATTTCAACCGTCTTCGAAGGTCCTGA
- a CDS encoding YfhL family 4Fe-4S dicluster ferredoxin, translating into MATIITDECINCGACEPECPNAAITQGDDIYVINPALCTECVGFHDEEACAAVCPVDCCVTDDAHAETEEALYAKLATVHADKQFPPLAELPANLSRFRKSA; encoded by the coding sequence ATGGCCACCATCATCACCGACGAGTGCATCAACTGCGGCGCCTGTGAGCCCGAGTGCCCCAACGCCGCCATCACGCAGGGTGACGACATCTACGTCATCAACCCCGCGCTCTGCACCGAGTGCGTCGGCTTCCACGACGAGGAGGCCTGCGCCGCGGTGTGCCCGGTGGACTGCTGCGTGACCGACGACGCGCACGCCGAGACCGAGGAGGCGCTGTACGCCAAGCTCGCGACCGTGCACGCGGACAAGCAGTTCCCGCCGCTCGCGGAGCTCCCGGCCAACCTCTCCCGGTTCCGGAAGTCGGCCTGA
- a CDS encoding YfhL family 4Fe-4S dicluster ferredoxin has translation MAMKITEECINCGACEPECPNTAISQGDDIYVIDASKCTECKGQHDEPACAAVCPVDCCVL, from the coding sequence ATGGCGATGAAGATCACCGAGGAGTGCATCAACTGCGGCGCCTGCGAGCCGGAGTGCCCGAACACCGCCATCTCGCAGGGCGACGACATCTACGTCATCGACGCCTCCAAGTGCACCGAGTGCAAGGGCCAGCACGACGAGCCGGCCTGCGCCGCCGTCTGCCCGGTCGACTGCTGCGTCCTCTAA